From the Arvicola amphibius chromosome 2, mArvAmp1.2, whole genome shotgun sequence genome, one window contains:
- the LOC119807979 gene encoding 60S ribosomal protein L27a-like — translation MPSRLRKTRKLRGHVSHGHGRIGKHRKHPGGRGNAGGMHHHRISFDKYHPGYFGKVGMRHYHLKRNQSFCPTVNLDKLWTLVSEQTRVNAAKNKTGVAPIIDVVRSGYYKVLGKGKLPKQPVIVKAKFFSRRAEEKIKGVGGACVLVA, via the coding sequence ATGCCATCCAGACTGAGGAAGACCCGGAAACTCCGGGGCCACGTGAGCCACGGCCATGGCCGCATCGGTAAACACCGCAAGCATCCAGGAGGACGCGGGAACGCTggaggcatgcatcatcacaggATCAGCTTCGACAAATATCATCCAGGTTACTTCGGGAAAGTTGGTATGAGGCATTACCACTTAAAGAGGAACCAGAGCTTCTGCCCGACTGTCAACCTGGATAAACTGTGGACACTGGTCAGTGAGCAGACCCGGGTCAACGCTGCCAAGAACAAGACTGGAGTTGCTCCCATCATTGACGTCGTGCGATCGGGCTACTACAAagttctggggaagggaaagcttCCTAAGCAGCCTGTCATCGTGAAAGCCAAATTTTTCAgcagaagagctgaagagaagATAAAGGGTGTTGGAGGTGCCTGTGTTCTGGTGGCTTGA